A portion of the Daphnia magna isolate NIES linkage group LG4, ASM2063170v1.1, whole genome shotgun sequence genome contains these proteins:
- the LOC116919987 gene encoding ets DNA-binding protein pokkuri encodes MNNDMPVSAFNRVNGSNGSSLWTPTSASSSVHTPFILAPPPAGTASHGHHHHNNNSATSATTNNGTSTGSPMKVPVKPPPLKSLAPLSGYGGGQTVPLSPSGLAASMADRLPHLTLPFSPDILWRYPTQFSALTSSSPASGGGNSSSAGHHHSHHSQQPSSPHLDVKPHLPGALGPDPRTWAREDVVTFLRWCEREFDLPGLDLDKFQMNGKALCLLNKSDIAERAPGSGDVVHNALQLLLRDAPYTGRVPSSPLTPHPHTAHQQHLLSHALAAAAAHQQQQQQQQQQQNSSSSGSNSSGNNGGGSHLLSPPNSARTPTSASGWPSANQLFSSADFHSLGHLIQQTNSVTLSPAPSVSDGSGNSQGGSPSHAEQSAAAAAAAAAMAAQAHINFYTQALAQAHNQAQAAAANSAHHHHHQAGSNSGSQSDSEENDSVQDNSPARSPAPSTPIHLVPPPMSPLATTFSSAASSKTMDKDPLATTPLSDRGGGGGGDGLDSGSNGRLLWDFLQQLLNDPSQRYSHYIAWKNRETGVFKITDPAGLARLWGIQKNHPSMNYDKMSRALRYYYRVNILRKVQGERHCYQFLRNPIELKSIKNISLLRHQMAAAAAAAATTTSSATPATGSSGLSSTASSGKMADSTDASLERYSPSSSCNAPDQDFDAEPRTSRFANNNNNEQDPDENDCEMPTDLSMERRGLNGTNPYLTTIKTENMAS; translated from the exons ATGAACAACGACATGCCTGTTTCAGCTTTCAACCGCGTG AACGGTAGCAACGGGTCATCTCTTTGGACACCGACCTCCGCTTCTTCTTCCGTGCATACGCCTTTCATCTTGGCTCCGCCTCCGGCTGGAACAGCCTCACACGGCCATCATCACCACAATAACAACAGCGCGACTAGTGCAACCACTAACAACGGCACTAGCACTGGCTCTCCTATGAAAGTGCCTGTCAAACCACCGCCTCTCAAGTCTCTTGcg CCGTTGTCTGGATACGGTGGCGGCCAGACCGTTCCGCTCTCTCCTTCCGGCCTGGCAGCTAGCATGGCGGATCGTCTTCCACATTTGACGTTGCCGTTTAGCCCGGATATTCTTTGGCGTTATCCGACCCAATTTTCAGCTCTGACTTCGTCGTCACCCGCCTCTGGCGGAGGCAATTCATCCTCGGCTGGACACCATCACTCTCACCACTCGCAACAACCTTCTTCACCTCATCTCGATGTGAAACCTCATTTGCCTGGTGCTCTAG GTCCAGATCCCCGTACATGGGCCCGAGAAGATGTCGTCACGTTCCTGCGCTGGTGCGAGCGCGAATTTGACCTTCCTGGTCTCGATCTCGACAAATTCCAGATGAATG gTAAAGCTTTGTGTTTACTAAATAAATCCGACATTGCCGAGCGAGCGCCTGGATCTGGAGATGTGGTCCACAATGCGTTGCAGTTACTTTTACGTGATGCTCCCTACACCGGCCGAGTGCCCAGCAGCCCTTTGACTCCTCACCCCCACACGGCTCATCAGCAGCACTTGCTTTCGCACGCCCttgccgccgccgccgctcaccaacaacagcagcagcaacaacaacaacaacagaattCTTCGTCTTCCGGCTCGAATTCTAGCGGCAATAATGGCGGAGGCAGCCACTTGCTCTCGCCTCCCAATTCCGCCCGAACGCCGACCTCAGCCTCTGGATGGCCTTCGGCTAATCAGCTGTTTTCTTCGGCCGATTTCCACAGCCTGGGTCACTTGATCCAGCAGACGAATTCCGTGACACTCAGTCCAGCTCCCTCCGTTTCGGATGGCAGCGGCAATAGCCAAGGAGGCAGCCCGTCTCATGCGGAACAATCTGCCGCTGCGGCAGCGGCTGCCGCCGCCATGGCTGCCCAGGCTCACATCAATTTCTACACGCAAGCGCTTGCCCAGGCTCACAATCAGGCTCAAGCGGCCGCGGCCAACAGCGCTCACCACCACCATCATCAAGCTGGATCCAATTCCGGCAGCCAGTCGGATTCGGAAGAGAATGACAGCGTCCAGGATAATAGCCCGGCTCGATCTCCGGCTCCTTCGACGCCCATCCACCTTGTTCCGCCACCCATGTCTCCGCTGGCCACCACGTTCAGCTCTGCCGCTTCGTCGAAAACGATGGATAAAGACCCGCTGGCCACAACGCCGCTTTCTGACCGAGGAGGAGGTGGTGGAGGCGATGGATTGGATTCCGGATCAAATGGTCGACTACTTTGGGACTTTCTTCAGCAGCTGCTTAACGATCCGTCGCAGCGCTATTCGCACTACATCGCCTGGAAAAACCGAGAAACGGGTGTTTTCAAGATTACAGATCCAGCTGGACTGGCCCGTTTGTGGGGCATTCAAAAGAACCATCCGTCCATGAATTATGACAAGATGTCGCGCGCCCTGCGCTATTATTACCGCGTCAACATTTTGCGCAAAGTCCAGGGAGAGCGCCATTGCTACCA ATTTCTCCGGAATCCCATTGAACTGAAGAGCATCAAAAACATTTCGTTGCTACGCCACCAGATGGCTGCAGCGGCGGCTGCGGCCGCTACCACTACCTCCAGCGCTACGCCGGCGACGGGCTCTTCCGGCTTGTCTTCCACAGCATCCAGTGGTAAAATGGCTGACAGCACGGACGCTTCTTTGGAACGTTATTCACCGTCGAGCAGTTGCAATGCGCCCGATCAAGATTTCGACGCTGAACCGAGAACGTCTCGATtcgccaacaacaacaacaatgaaCAGGATCCCGATGAGAATGATTGTGAAATGCCTACGGATTTGAGCATGGAACGACGCGGACTCAACGGTACCAATCCTTACCTAACGACAATTAAGACAGAAAACATGGCGTCGTGA
- the LOC116920014 gene encoding LOW QUALITY PROTEIN: endocuticle structural glycoprotein SgAbd-4 (The sequence of the model RefSeq protein was modified relative to this genomic sequence to represent the inferred CDS: deleted 1 base in 1 codon), whose amino-acid sequence MKLFVIAAVLAVAAAAPSSYVTPGYAPSSYGSSGYKDNKYGGITITSQSDERNLDGSSKWSYAGSDYTTREESQVQKKLQGTSYDSYGKATYEDVMGNTNRGSSYWVSPEGQKITLTWTADENGFQPKGDHLPVAPVHEYELPVAPVHEYELPVAPALPYSRTGPGYTSTTYSGSRY is encoded by the exons ATGAAGCTG TTCGTTATTGCTGCTGTCTTGGCCGTTGCTGCCGCTGCCCCTTCCAGCTACGTCACCCCTGGCTACGCCCCTTCCAGCTATGGGTCTTCCGGCTACAAGGACAACAAGTACGGCGGTatcaccatcaccagccaatctgatgAACGCAACCTCGACGGAAGCAGCAAATGGAG CTACGCTGGATCTGACTACACCACCCGTGAGGAATCCCAGGTT CAGAAGAAGCTTCAAGGAACCAGCTACGATTCTTACGGAAAGGCCACCTACGAGGATGTTATGGGAAACACCAACAGGGGATCttcttactgggtttccccCGAAGGCCAGAAAATCACTTTGACCTGGACTGCCGATGAGAACGGATTCCAGCCCaagggtgaccacttgcccgtcgcACCCGTCCATGAATACGAGCTCCCAGTTGCTCCCGTCCATGAGTACGAACTCCCCGTTGCCCCAGCTCTTCCCTACTCCCGCACTGGACCAGGCTACACCTCCACCACTTACTCCGGCTCTCGCTActaa
- the LOC116919986 gene encoding LARGE xylosyl- and glucuronyltransferase 2 yields the protein MTRRWIRLLVAALIFGTALLIGVISIASNRDVENKAFTKESYLDMKHALLQMKNENLELKVQIDKQKEQFSPEINLDTSITSDQIKPCAKDDSILFKRCETIHVAIVCAGYDATRAVSTLIKSLLFYRKNPIHLHFVADSIAHKILNTLFHSWDIPHVNFSFYSADNLTSDVAWIPNKHYSGVYGLLKLTLPKALPQSVEKVIVFDCDVTFSADVADLWSVFSLFSANQAIGLVENQSDWYLGKLWKNYEPWPALGRGFNTGVIAMDLKKLRSLNWSQLWLLTAEKDLVSHYFTSLADQDVFNAVLFQEPYLVYRLPCQYNVQLSDNTRSESCYSEVADLKVIHWNSPRKLKVKNKHSDFFRNLYYTFVGFDGNFLRRQLFHCNDSGMSQSPIDDLPVEDDACYELHKARDAKYRTHLFYLTYDAGKIDEHDITWVAQLSLDRLQMIEPLCRLWEGPISLALYLSDMEADQFHSFVMDSHFLSSRTNIGYHVVYKQGSLYPINLLRNVALEQVSTPFVFLSDIDFLPMPNLYSTLKKAVQSLKLANENKALVVPAFESQRYQTKVPRSKAEVIAALDMGDLLTFRYHDWALGHAATNFPMWRTATIPYKIKWEPNFEPYIVVRRDVTRYDPRFLGFGWNKVSHSMELHAQRYEFQVLPNAFIIHLPHSPSVDISKYRSSAQYRKCSEALKSEFIRDLKKRYDS from the exons atgaCACGGAGATGGATTAGACTTTTAGTTGCAGCGTTAATATTCGGAACAGCGCTTTTGATTGGGGTAATCTCAATTGCTTCAAACAGAG ATGTTGAAAATAAAGCGTTTACTAAAGAGTCCTACCTGGATATGAAACATGCTTTacttcaaatgaaaaatgagaATCTCGAGCTTAAAGTCCAAATTGATAAACAAAAGGAGCAGTTTTCACCAGAAATTAATTTAGATACCAGTATAACCAGTGATCAAATTAAACCATGTGCCAAA gaTGACTCCATTCTATTCAAACGCTGTGAAACCATTCATGTTGCTATTGTATGTGCTGGCTATGATGCCACAAGAGCAGTCTCAACGCTTATCAAATCCTTGCTTTTTTATCGCAAGAATCCTATTCATCTTCATTTTGTAGCTGACAGTATAGCCCATAAGATTCTAAACACATTGTTTCATTCATGGGATATTCCTCATG TTAACTTCAGTTTCTATTCTGCTGATAACTTGACTAGTGATGTGGCTTGGATCCCAAACAAACATTATTCTGGTGTTTATGGGCTCTTAAAGCTTACACTGCCAAAAGCACTGCCACAGTCAGTAGAAAAAGTTATAGTTTTTGACTGTGATGTCACCTTCTCAGCTGATGTTGCAGATCTCTGGTCagttttttcattgttttcagCCAATCAG GCAATTGGACTAGTAGAGAATCAGAGTGATTGGTACTTGGGGAAATTGTGGAAGAATTATGAGCCGTGGCCAGCATTAGGCAGAGG GTTCAATACTGGTGTCATAGCAATGGACCTGAAGAAATTACGTTCGTTGAACTGGAGTCAGCTTTGGCTGCTGACAGCTGAAAAGGATCTAGTCAGCCACTATTTCACATCACTTGCTGATCAGGATGTTTTCAATGCTGTACTTTTCCAAGAGCCTTACCTCGTCTATCGCCTGCCTTGCCAGTACAATGTCCAGTTATCCGATAACACACGATCAGAATCGTGTTACAGTGAAGTCGCCGATTTGAAG GTTATTCACTGGAATTCTCCAAGGAAGTTAAAAGTCAAGAACAAGCACAGTGACTTTTTCCGTAATTTGTACTACACATTTGTGGGCTTTGATGGAAATTTCCTACGGAGGCAGCTTTTCCATTGCAATGATTCTGGTATGAGTCAGTCACCCATTGACGATCTTCCG GTGGAAGACGATGCCTGCTATGAACTGCACAAAGCTCGTGATGCCAAGTACCGAACGCATCTATTCTACTTGACCTACGACGCCGGAAAGATAGACGAACATGACATCACTTGGGTGGCTCAGCTGTCTCTCGATAGGTTGCAAATGATTGAACCCCTTTGCCGCTTGTGGGAAG GGCCCATAAGTCTTGCCCTCTATTTGTCTGATATGGAAGCCGATCAGTTCCATTCGTTTGTTATGGACTCGCATTTCCTAAGTTCCAGGACCAACATTGGCTACCACGTTGTTTACAAACAAGGA AGTTTGTATCCCATCAACTTGCTGAGGAATGTGGCTCTAGAACAAGTCAGCACTCCATTCGTCTTTCTCAGCGATATTGATTTCCTGCCGATGCCGAATCTCTATTCCACATTGAAGAAAGCTGTTCAATCGCTCAAACTGGCAAATGAAAATAAG GCTTTGGTGGTTCCAGCTTTTGAAAGTCAACGGTACCAAACAAAAGTGCCCCGTTCTAAAGCTGAGGTAATTGCCGCTCTGGACATGGGCGACCTGTTGACCTTTCGTTACCACGACTGGGCCTTAGGACACGCTGCCACCAACTTTCCCATGTGGAGGACGGCCACTATTCCTTACAAA ATTAAATGGGAGCCGaattttgaaccgtacattgTGGTCAGACGGGACGTGACACGCTACGACCCTCGCTTCCTAGGATTCGGATGGAATAAAGTCTCGCATTCGATGGAGTTGCACGCCCAGCGCTACGAATTTCAAGTTTTGCCCAACGCTTTTATCATCCACTTACCTCATTCGCCGAGCGTCGACATCTCGAAATATCGGAGCTCCGCCCAATATCGAAA GTGCTCCGAAGCCCTGAAATCGGAATTTATCCGCGATTTAAAGAAGCGCTACGATTCCTAG
- the LOC116920016 gene encoding LOW QUALITY PROTEIN: endocuticle structural glycoprotein SgAbd-3 (The sequence of the model RefSeq protein was modified relative to this genomic sequence to represent the inferred CDS: deleted 1 base in 1 codon): protein MKLFVIAAVLAVAAATSYSPSSYAPASYKDNKYAGITIVSQSDERNLDGSSKWSYAGSDYTTREESQVQKKLQGTSYDSYGKATYEDVIGNTNRGSSYWVSPEGQKFTLTWNADEAGFQPQGDHLPIAPVHEYELPVHVPFNGKGYKIY from the exons ATGAAATTG TTTGTCATCGCCGCTGTCTTGGCCGTTGCTGCCGCCACCAGCTACTCTCCTTCCAGCTACGCTCCGGCTAGCTACAAGGATAACAAGTACGCCGGAATCACGATCGTGAGTCAATCCGACGAACGCAACCTCGACGGCAGCAGCAAGTGGAG CTACGCTGGATCTGACTACACCACCCGTGAAGAATCCCAAGTTCAGAAGAAGCTTCAAGGAACCAGCTACGATTCTTATGGAAAGGCCACCTACGAGGATGTTATAGGCAACACCAACAGGGGATCttcttactgggtttcccccgaaggccagaaattcacGCTGACCTGGAACGCCGATGAGGCCGGATTCCAGCCCCAGGGTGATCACTTGCCCATTGCTCCCGTCCATGAGTACGAACTCCCCGTCCATGTG CCTTTCAACGGCAAAGGCTACAAGATCTACTAA
- the LOC116919993 gene encoding protein bicaudal C homolog 1, with protein MLSLHLSSSAASQQMAKDLPTLAIEVSYPFHSHLIGRSGRNINRIMEDTGTRIHFPDRNRIAGESKSNSVIIRGRLAGLEMARQRIRADIPVEFVVDCSLERINSIGQSSLLQYFSTTFGVLLRFYPKIDGVDCQVNIRGQQNRVKHLKESVVYFGRLMHTSLESVVVKMETSFDHVWVVRDHVDQIVAITGAGIRCPDVSISTELPKKYCIWIRGSLDQVHLATSMLTGLLPMQLMVQTESQRFNPFFLEEAKTTDILFRVERSLSNTLTIRLASYEWNARNLFDLMRRCLDLPFDQRILPSLPESWLALVEITCNSFIRSSAKLSSFLSSTTQSVSRQPSAILMGDVSESCSSNNSRLSSPRAAIESCIPASLAASRFDQNSSRLLSQLLENVGLSHYSNLFVQNEVDLAMFSTLKDEDLISIGISSFGARKIMLNSIRELRK; from the exons ATGCTCTCGCTCCATCTTTCTTCGTCAGCAGCCTCGCAGCAAATGGCAAAG gATTTACCTACACTTGCCATAGAAGTGAGTTATCCGTTTCATTCTCATCTGATCGGCAGATCTGGACGGAATATCAATCGGATAATGGAGGATACTGGAACTCGAATTCATTTCCCAGATCGCAATCGTATCGCCGGAGAGTCAAAGAGTAACAGCGTCATCATTCGGGGTCGACTTGCAGGTCTTGAAATGGCTCGTCAACGTATTCGG GCGGATATCCCGGTCGAATTCGTTGTCGATTGTAGCCTTGAACGGATCAATTCCATCGGCCAGTCATCATTGCTTCAATACTTCTCTACGACTTTTGGCGTCCTGTTGCGTTTCTACCCAAAGATCGACGGTGTCGATTGCCAGGTGAACATCCGCGGGCAACAGAATCGTGTCAAACACCTAAAAGAATCTGTTGTGTATTTTGGACGCCTGATGCATACGTCTCTC GAGTCTGTGGTGGTGAAGATGGAGACATCATTCGATCACGTTTGGGTTGTTCGCGACCACGTAGACCAAATTGTAGCCATAACAGGCGCCGGCATCCGTTGCCCCGATGTTTCTATCTCGACAGAGTTGCCGAAAAAGTATTGTATTTGGATCCGTGGTTCTTTAGATCAAGTTCATCTGGCCACTTCTATGCTTACT GGACTTTTGCCAATGCAGCTGATGGTTCAGACTGAATCACAACGTTtcaatcccttttttttggaaGAGGCGAAAACAACTGACATCTTGTTTAGGGTGGAACGTTCACTTTCGAACACTTTGACAATTCGACTCGCTTCATACGAATGGAATGCAC GTAACCTATTTGATTTGATGAGACGCTGCCTTGATCTGCCTTTTGATCAGAGAATTCTGCCAAGTTTGCCAGAATCGTGGTTAGCACTTGTAGAAATCACCTGCAATAGTTTCA TTCGCTCTTCGGCAAAACTTTCGAGTTTTTTGTCATCTACAACACAAAGCGTTTCTCGGCAACCAAGTGCGATCTTGATGGGTGATGTTTCGGAATCTTGCAGTTCAAACAATTCGAGACTTTCTTCACCTC GAGCTGCAATTGAATCCTGCATTCCAGCATCATTGGCTGCCTCCCGATTCGACCAGAATTCATCTCGTCTTCTCTCACAATTGCTGGAAAATGTCGGCTTGTCTCATTATTCAA ATTTATTTGTTCAGAACGAAGTCGACCTGGCCATGTTTTCCACGTTAAAGGACGAGGACTTGATCAGCATCGGTATATCTTCGTTCGGTGCCAGAAAAATCATGTTGAATTCCATCAGAG AATTACGCAAATAA
- the LOC116920006 gene encoding endocuticle structural glycoprotein SgAbd-4 isoform X1, which translates to MFYKLSFKFVIAAVLAVAAAAPSSYVTPGYAPSSYGSSGYKDNKYGGITITSQSDERNLDGSSKWSYAGSDYTTREESQVQKKLQGTSYDSYGKATYEDVMGNTNRGSSYWVSPEGQKITLTWTADENGFQPKGDHLPVAPVHEYELPVAPVHEYELPVAPALPYSRTGPGYTSTTYSGSRY; encoded by the exons ATGTTCTACAAGCTTTCGTTCAAG ttcgtTATTGCTGCTGTCTTGGCCGTTGCTGCCGCTGCTCCTTCCAGCTACGTCACCCCTGGCTATGCGCCTTCCAGCTATGGATCTTCCGGCTACAAGGACAACAAGTACGGCGGTatcaccatcaccagccaatctgatgAACGCAACCTCGATGGAAGCAGCAAATGGAG CTACGCTGGATCTGACTACACCACCCGTGAGGAATCCCAGGTCCAGAAGAAGCTTCAAGGAACCAGCTACGATTCTTACGGAAAGGCCACCTACGAGGATGTTATGGGAAACACCAACAGGGGATCttcttactgggtttccccCGAAGGCCAGAAAATCACTTTGACCTGGACTGCCGATGAGAACGGATTCCAGCCCaagggtgaccacttgcccgtcgcACCCGTCCATGAATACGAGCTCCCAGTTGCTCCCGTCCATGAGTACGAACTCCCCGTTGCCCCAGCTCTTCCCTACTCCCGCACTGGACCAGGCTACACCTCCACCACTTACTCCGGCTC
- the LOC116920006 gene encoding endocuticle structural glycoprotein SgAbd-4 isoform X2: MKLFVIAAVLAVAAAAPSSYVTPGYAPSSYGSSGYKDNKYGGITITSQSDERNLDGSSKWSYAGSDYTTREESQVQKKLQGTSYDSYGKATYEDVMGNTNRGSSYWVSPEGQKITLTWTADENGFQPKGDHLPVAPVHEYELPVAPVHEYELPVAPALPYSRTGPGYTSTTYSGSRY; this comes from the exons ATGAAGTtg ttcgtTATTGCTGCTGTCTTGGCCGTTGCTGCCGCTGCTCCTTCCAGCTACGTCACCCCTGGCTATGCGCCTTCCAGCTATGGATCTTCCGGCTACAAGGACAACAAGTACGGCGGTatcaccatcaccagccaatctgatgAACGCAACCTCGATGGAAGCAGCAAATGGAG CTACGCTGGATCTGACTACACCACCCGTGAGGAATCCCAGGTCCAGAAGAAGCTTCAAGGAACCAGCTACGATTCTTACGGAAAGGCCACCTACGAGGATGTTATGGGAAACACCAACAGGGGATCttcttactgggtttccccCGAAGGCCAGAAAATCACTTTGACCTGGACTGCCGATGAGAACGGATTCCAGCCCaagggtgaccacttgcccgtcgcACCCGTCCATGAATACGAGCTCCCAGTTGCTCCCGTCCATGAGTACGAACTCCCCGTTGCCCCAGCTCTTCCCTACTCCCGCACTGGACCAGGCTACACCTCCACCACTTACTCCGGCTC